The Xanthocytophaga agilis DNA window CCATGGTTGTAAGAGTTAATAATGGTAAGGGTTCTGAAAGTAATACAAAATCTACCAAAGCTAAAGATCATCACAAGTATTAATGGACAATTCACAATTAGGTAACCGTGTATAAATCAGAAAGTCATACCAATATTGGTATGACTTTCTGATTTATACTTATAAAAAGCTAGTAAGGTTTCCTATCAAGGATAATTCCTTTCACACAACCCTTATTCTTATTCACGTGTAGGAACTCCTTCTGAATGCTCTCTTTTAGATGATTTGGATTTTGACTGTGTATTCTTTGCAAATATTGGAATATGAATACCAGTGTACACATCTAATCCGGAAGTTTTACCCATACCTAGCAAACCTGCAATATTATCTGAGCCGAAGTGTAATATTCCGGCTTTGATATGAGTACCGATGGTCAGGTTCTTGTAGTTACCTGTTAAACCTACTGGAACCGCTACTTCAAACCAACGCATTTCCAGACGAGGTGTTACAGCCAATAGAGATGGTTGACGCATACCTAAGGCGTATTTCCCTTTCAGGCTTTGTACCCATACAGCATTCACATATAACTTTCCTTTGATATGATAATCAAAACTCAACTGAATAGCGGTAGGAAGGCTGCTGCTAAAGCTTGTCTTCTTTTCTGAATCTGTCACTCCCAATGCGTTATTCAGCGTACCTGCAATATCATCTGTAGAACCATCCAGACTATCTAGTGAAACTTTTGTATTGGTTCGTGTGATATCATAGCTCTGAACATAATTTCCGCTATAACGCATACTTCCTACATCCATCAGAGAGAAACCTACACGATACTTGTAGTTGTTGGTCATCTTACCATTACCCAGATCTAATTTAGGTCCTTTTTTGTGTACCATTCTGAGCGAATCCAGTTTATGTTTTCCTTCACTAACCCCAGTAGATTCTTCTAATTTTTCAAAAGTAGCACCCAGATTCACACCCCACCCTTTACCAGGCAGGCCTTTTCCAAAGAAGGTACCAAATCCAACATTATCCAGCGTATTGTCATATGCTTCTGATTGCACATAGGCATATTGTAACTGAATTTTCTGGATATCCAGAATCGTTTCCGTTTCACCCTGCTCATTGGTTTGATCATAGCTTGAGAAACTCATTTCTTTAGAGGTAATATGAGCACTTGTAATGCCAGCTACCCGATTGATTGTAATCCCACCCTTAAGGCTATATTCCGGTGTAGTTTTAATTACCCGTGCGTAGGTCAATCCAGTTTCCTTATAGGCATTCATATTCAGGTTAAAATGTATACCCTGAAAGGTTGAATAATCGTTATTATCACTATCCCAGATTATCTTTGCCAAACCTTCGGATACATTGTTGGCTGTTATACCATATCTAACCCGGTTGGTGAGTGCAAGGCTGTGTACAGGACTCATTTTTACCATAAATGAAAATGCCTGTGCTTGTCCCTGTACATTCAGGTATTTATCTTTTCCATTGTTTTTGACTGTAAAGGATTCTTTCTCGATATCAGAAAAACCTATAGGACCTTTTACATAGTTGTTGGATGCACCAACTTGTGCAGAAAATAAATCTAAATAGAAACCAAATCTGGAATCGGCAATAGAGGCCGGATTCAGGAATATTCCATGTGTACCACTATAATTGCTGCCACTTAGCCCGAGCGTTTGCTGTGCATTTACTTCATACAAACCCATAAAAGCTACTAAAAATGGTAGAATTTTTTTCATAATTAATATTTTAAGTACCCTTTTGAATGAAAACCATTCAAATTTACATATTGATCTCACAATAAGATTGTTACCTTAACTTACCCATTCAAAAGGTCGTGTAAGGTTATGTATGACCATTTACAGCATTTTACTACTTTTGCAATCCGGAAATATTTCCAGAACAGAACTCTAAGTCAGACAAGTATTTCGTTGAAGAAATAATCATCTGATTACAAGCCGAATGATTTGAAAAAAAGTATTAATCAAGGCATAATCTCACATTGCAGGGTTATTGATCTTTTTGCATTCTTTCCGGGTTATATGATCAGGCAGTTTGACTATTTCAGGTTTAGTCTACTATTTCTCAGGGAAGAAGCTTGGCTAATCATCAGACAAAATGCCTTGTTAATGAGTATAAAAATTCTTTTGTATCAGTGCGTTACATAAAAGCTAATTAGTTAATCTATGAATATTGGGGACAAAGTACGTATGGTTCACGGGCGTGAAGAAGGCATCATTGTCGGCTTTACCAAGAATCATATGATAGAAGTAGAAATTGAAGACGGTTTCCGGATTCCGATGTTACGATCAGAGATTGTTATTATCTCACAGGAAGAGGCTGCCCGGTTTCAGAAAAATCCAGTTACCGAACCAATCAAAAATACATCCAGAGATGTTCTGGCTGATAGAGGAATATTTCTGGCCTTTATTCCGCTTAATGACATAGGTCTGGCACTCTATTTGATAAACAATACCGATTTTGATATGCCTTATACACTGGGACAGGAGCAGAATGGAAAATACAAAGGGATCAAAGGTGGTTCACTGGCTCGGAAGTCGTCTGTGAAAATTGATGAATACAGCTCACAAAACTTTGAGAGTTGGGGAGTATTTGTGTGGCAGTCACTACTATTCCGGGAAGGAATGACATCCTTGCGGGAACCTATGTTGCAACGTATTCGGTTTCGAGCCAATACATTCTTTAAGACGAAGGCCAAAGCACCTCTGCTGGGAAAAGATGCACATCTCTTCCAGTTGGATACACCAACAGCCTCACAACCTGTTACTATCCAGCCAGACAAGATTGTTGAAAGTTGGGAAAACAACACTCAGCTTACCACAAACAATCAATCAAAGGCCAATACCGTAAACAAACCTGCCAGTGAAATAGATTTGCATATCGAAAAGCTGACAACGAATCTTATTGGCTTAGCCACAGCTGAGATGTTACAGATCCAATTACAGGCCTTCGAAAAAGCACTGGATGCAGCTATTGCACACGGAATGCATGATATTACTTTTATCCATGGAGTGGGTAATGGTACCCTACGAAATGAGATTCACCGTAAACTTGGCAAGAATGTGCATGTCCAATACTATGAAGATGCCCAAAAGGAAAAATTTGGCTATGGTGCGACCAAAGTAAAGCTGAAATAACATATATAACTATTTCCATTCTATTTTAAAAAGTATAACCTAACAACAATGTCTACTGACAATATTGGATTACAAGCTGAGGAAGTTGCTCGTATCAAGCGACTATGCAAAGAAGCAGGACAGCTCTATATTTTGAATGAAAATGAACCTCAGGGAGAAGAGTTTGCTCACTTTATCTTTGCAGGAACTCATAAAGGTAAGGAAGTAGTTTTTGACTCTGTCTTATATACACTGCGGTTGCATCATATGAGTGTATTGTATGAAAGTGCAGAAGATAAAGCATGTGAAAAATATCCAGAATATAATCGGATTGACCTGGAAGAAGAGGATGATCTGAATAAACATCTTTCAGAAGCCAAGTTGGAGGAAATTGAACTCTTCAAGGCTGAAATAATGGATGAGTTAGAAGAAACTGAGGAGATAAAAGTACAGGAGTATGTTAATCTTGATCCAGACTTCGATTATGGCATAGCATTGGAAGCCTGTCTGAATGTAGAAGAAATCACTCCACAAACTATTGCCCGTTTTGTGAAAGCGTTTACTAACAATACACTAGAGCTGGATAAGACATTATACAGTTTTAAACACGAAGAAGAATAAGCGTCTTTTCCTAAAATTAAAAGCCTCAGTGAGTCTATCATTGAGGCTTTTAATTTTTACATGAGTCCTCTCGAATTTTGAGTAAAAGGTGTCATTGAAAAAGTAATAAAAAATGTTACAAAGAGAGGTGTGATAACTTCAATCGCGAAAGGTGGTGTAGGTGCGTTGGCCTTCTTTCTGCCGCGAGGTTGGCCTTTGGCCTTGTGGGCTGAAGGATCGGCAGAAAGTGTCCTTTTTGGCCTACTTTTTTGGACAAGCAAAAAAGTAGGAGGTCAATGGAAGAGTGATGTAAGGGACTATAAACAAATGTAGAAAGAGAGATTTTCCAAAATTAAACCCAAGCCTACATTTTCAAAAACCTAGGCTTGGGCTTTACTCATATCCAACATCTGGAATGACTCATGTTATTCATTCATTCAGCTATTACTTCCATAACTGTAATTTGAAGTAGTTAATAAGCTGTCGTACCGGGCTTGGTTGAAAAAAGCGTTGCAGACCTTTAATAATCTCATCATTTGGCACCAGGTCCCGATCCAGCACCATGGATTTATTGCTTAGTACAGTTTCAAACCGTTTGGTTTTAGGAGAATGTGTCCCGGATTCGTCATTACCAATATTCTGTAGTTTGGATATTCGCGGAAACAGACAATAGGCTTGGTGTTTATAATGAGTGTAACTCCATCGTACTGCCCAGGAATTCACCAAGCCTTTTTGTTGTTTGATTAGCATATACACAAGATCCTTTCCACCTTGCGCGAATCCTTGTTGTATAGTTTTGTCTTTTAAAAACATTGGATAATCTGTTACCTGCCAGTCAGCCTTGTTCCAGCGGTCAGCCCAGGTGGCCCATCCCCAGGAGGATGCTCTGGGCAGTAAATAGACATCTTTTGTATAGCTATCCGGAATAGTGATAGGATAGCTGTATCCTGAAATAGAGAAGACAGAAGGATTATCCTTATAGACTTCCAGCGACTCATTCAGAAACACCAGAAAGTCTTCCGCAAACACCATATCATCTTCCAGTACGATAGCTTTGCCATACCGACTCATCACCTGAGAAACCCCATCAATCACAGACCGGGCCAATCCCATATTTGTGGGTCTTTCTATTACCATCTTGTTTTTAAACCCTGTCACAGTTTGTATATACTGCCGTACTTGTCGGACCTGCTCTTCATCATCTGTACTTCTGGCTGCATCTGAGAAAATAAAGATCTCACTAGCAGAAGCTAACTGACAGTTTACCAGTGAAGTAATAGTGCGTTGTGTATGGATAGGACGATTGTATACAAATAAAACAATAGGAGCCAGTGTATGTATAGCCATGAGTACAAATCAACGAATATTGTCCAAAGGTAATAGAGAATCAGATAAAAGTATCTATCATCTGAAAGCAGCTAGTATTCGATTGATATAAAAATGGGTATAAACAGAAAATGACCGGAACTCAGTTACCACTTGTTGGTGATCTGAATTCTGGTCATTTTTCTTTTCAGAGAATTTAGATTCTCTTTGATTCTGTATCAGAATATAATCAGGATTTTTATATCGTTTTCAAAATATCAGAATCCTGATCAACCTACAGAGTTATCAGAGTTCTGATTATTTTCTTTTTTAACCAGAATTCTGATAACCCAGATGTATAACTTATGTACCGATTATTGTCCTATGGATTCATTATACAAGAGTTCACGTGTTGGGATAGCCCACACAAAATCTTCACTGGTATAGGGATCTGTGCCAGCACCCCGTTCTCCTTTTGGAATATCCATCTTTAACGCCCTCAGATAGTCAATCCGGTCATTTTCACCAAACATTTCAATGAGTCGTTCATCATGAATCATATTTTCGGTAATGTCGGCACCTGTCACCTCTACATAGGGTCCGCCTACAGTTGTATTCCAGGCTCTTTTGCGCACTACATTTAAATCTTCAGCAGCACCCGACTTGTCTCCAGCTTTAAACCGGCTGATGGAACGTGTCAAATAGATCTCTGCCAAACGGATAAGTGGCACATTGGTATTAAACTCTTTACCTCCACGATAGTATTTGTAGGGCCAGATCGTAGTGATATCTTTCACTTCATTTCTTTCGTCTGTAGCCTGTCCTTCCTTGGCCTTACTTACAGGATATCTTACAGCAAATAATTGTGTAAACCGTTTGTCTCTTTTGGCAGCTACTTTCAGGGTCGTATCTGTTATCGGATCAGTCATCCAGCCTAGTCGCTTGATAGTACTATTGCTCATGCGTGTTTCTACCCAACCACATTGTCCCCAAGGACCTGCAGAATGATTCAGAACAGTTAAATGCATAGGAGCCTGACCCGTTTCATCATAATAAGGCAGATAGAAAACAACCTCTTTGGCTCTTTCTATAGCACTCTTTGAAAATGCAGCAATAGGGTCTTCAGTCAAATTATATCTGCCTCCATTCTGATCTATGATAAAATCGGCTTCTAGTTTTGCTTTATCATACTCTCCTCTCTGAAAATAAGCTCTCATCAGCATAGCAGAAGCTGCAAATTTAGAAGCACGCACCTGATAAGATGGATGCATATCATCTTCATATTCTTCTGGTAATAGATCTTTTGCCTTCTGAAAGTCAGCTACAATCAAATCATATACCTCTTGAGTTGTTCCAATTTTAGGATTCTTTGCTTCTGCTACAGACTTCGGATACTTAGTAGGCATAGGGATATCTTCTGTATTATTAGCACCACCTGGCACATAGGCATGACCAAAGGTCGTTTCCAACAAGTAATAGGAATATGCCCGGATAAAATACAGCTCCCCGACAATACGATTCACATTATCCTGAATGTTCTCTTCACTCTCAGTAGGAAAAGGATTGCCATTGTTTGCCTCTACAAACTCTAAAGCATTATTTGCCCCTGCAATAGCTCTATAAATCAGCAAAAAGCCTTTGTCTGTGTATTTGTTAAACTCTTTTGTCTTACGCCAGTAACCCCACTCCGCATTGTTTACCCAATCTACATCATCACCCATACTGGTTTTTACAATGGTGACATCTACCCAAGCCATATTCCAGCTATCACCACTGAACAAGGATGCATATAATCCGATAGGTGCTCTTTCAAATTCTTCCACTGTACTCCAGGGAGTTTGTGGAGGCCTTTTTAATTCAAAATACTCTTCTGAACAACCGCCTGATGCGAGTAAAAGCCCCAGCGTCAGGCTATAAAGAAGGATCTTTTTCATATAGATAGATAGTTTTCTTTGTTCAAATATTAGTTTAATAAATTTTCAATCAACAGGCTTATTGCTAAAAGCGAGCAGACAAGCCCAGTATAAATGTTTTTAATTGAGGTATGGTAGCTGTATAGACATAGCCAGCTCCTTCCGGATCAAAACCAGGATATTTGGTAGAAGTCCAAAGGTTACTGCCTGACACATATATTCTTAGTCCCTGCATATGTATTGTTTTCACTACAGAAGCGGGTAGTGTATAGCCAACCTGTACATTCCGTAGTCGGATATAATCGCCTTTGTACATTTCCCGGTTGTGGTTTTGCCACTCATCACCAAAGTCGGACACAGCTTCTCCATTAATGATATAGGTGTTTCCATAGCGGAGTTGTGGATATTTTGCCTGATCTCCGGGCTGGCGCCATGAGTTGTTTATAATATCGGTAAGGAATGTCTTGGTTTCTCCAGGGACAGTAGCCATTTGCCGATCATAGTCCAGAATATAATTTCCACCAGAGAAGGAGAACATAAAGCTCAGGTCAAAGCCTTTGTACTGGAAGGTATTGGTAATGCCACCATAATAAGTAGGATCAGCAGACTTACCATTCTGATAAAACTTATTATTGGCAATATTGGTCTTTGTCCCATAAGTAAGACTATCTTGTCCTACCTCATTTTTCAATCGCTTTGTTTCTCCTGTTGATTCATACAAGCTTTTGTCAACTACATAAATCATAGGCACACCTGTAGCAGGATCTACACCTGCATAATCAGCTACATACCATTCCTGACGTTTATGTCCTTTACGTGATACAGTAGCACCGTTGATGATTCCTTTACCTGTTTTATCAGCTTCGGGAGTCAGCTTTTTGATAGTGTTTTTATTAAAGGCGATATTAAAGTCTGTAGTCCAGCGAAAGCCACCTTTATCTATATTAGTAGAATGAACTTCGAATTCCCAGCCGGCATTTAACATATCACCAATGTTACTCCATACTGTATTGGAGCTTTCATCGTACACATTACCAGGAAACGATCCAGGAGGTGTGACTCCGGAGGAAGCAGGTACAGGAGAGGGTAATAACATACCTTTTATGTACCGATGATAGTAAGCTACTGAACCATTGATTCGATTATTGAGTAAACCATAATCAATACCGATGTCACCACTTTGTGTAGTTTCCCACGTAAGATTGCCCACAGGAATGTTAATAGGCATAGTACCATTTACACCCAATATATCATTGCTACCATATTTAAATGTACTATTATAATTGATTACATCTAGTCCTCCCACTACATTCTGATTACCTGTTTCTCCATAGCTTCCCCGAAGTTTCAGGAAGGTATTGCCACCAAGAAAAGACATGAAATTTTCTTCAGAAAGTATCCAACCTGCTGATAATGCCAAAAATGTTCCCCAGCGATAATTAGGTGTAAATGCAGAAGTGCCGTCCCGCCGGGCACTTAGCCCTACCAGATAACGATCTTTGTACTTGTAGTTAGCTCGTCCAAAATAAGCCAAGAGATAACGCTCCCCATTCATACCGCCCCACATAGAAAGCATTGATGTAGGGCTACCTATCTCCTGATACTTTCCTATCAATCCCTGTCCGGAGAGAGAACGGCTGTACTGGCTGCTTCGTTGGGCTTCTGTTCCTGCAACAATATTCAATGAGTGCAGGCCAAACGCTTTATCATAAGTACCATATACATTGTAATTTACACTTCTATATGTAATAGCTTCCTCGTATCCATAGGAAGAAGGTTTCTGTGATCCATCTAGGCGAATATCACGGCTTTGCCAGAAAATATTGTTACTCTGAATCAGATCTACAGAAACTTCTGACCGAACTGATAACCCTTTTATAAAAGGTAGCTGGTAATTCAAAAAGAAGCCTCCCAATGCACGATATTGTTCCAGATTATCTTTCAGATTAGCAGGATCTGCAAACGCGGCCGGATTAGAGCCAGAGTAAGCGTTAAAGTATCGGTTAGGATTATCTAGTTCCCGAACAGGAAACCATGGTAAGGCAGTAGTAGTAATACTATTCAATCCTCCATTTGGGCTGGATCCTCCACGATAGCTGGTGTTTTGCATTCTGTTATTATTAGTATAAGCAAAACTTAGCTTAGCTCCAATAGTGAAGTTATCAATAGGGCTGAAATCTATATTAGTTCGTAATGATATACGTTTGAGGCTGTTATTATTCTGAACCCCTTTGTCTTCCCGATAATTACCCGAAAGATAAAACGAACCTTTATCAAACCCTCTTGAACTGGAAAGATTATAATCAGAGAATCGCCCGGTCTGGAAAAGCTCATCATACCAATTGGTATTGATTGCCATTGCCTGTTCACGGGTTAGTTGGGTAAAAGCATAAGGAGAATTGCGATAATAGTCATTCATGGTAAACGTTTTGCCAGAGTTCTTATACATCTCATCCATGATCTGAAACCATTGACTTGTATTAGCATATCCAATATCCTGAGGAGTACGTGTCAATGTAGAGAAACCTGTTGAATAATTAAAAGTAGTATTTCCTTGTCCTTTCTTTCCTGTCTTTGTAGTTACTATAATAACACCATTGGAAGCTCTCGATCCATAAATAGCTGTAGCAGCAGCATCCTTTAAGATTTGTATATTCTCAATATCATTGGGATTTATTAATGACATAGGACTTTGCCCAGTAGTACCATCACTACGTCCCAATCCACCTGGACTGCTGTAAACAGGCATTCCATCAATAATCCATAGAGGGTCTGTACTAGAATTAATAGAACCAACCCCTCGAATCTTGATGACAGTAGGTGATCCTGGTACACCACTGTTAGTTTGGACTGATACACCCGCAGCCATGCCTTGCAGTCCTGAGTCAAAGGAAGCGGTCGACTTTAATTTGATATCGTCACCATTTACAGTAGCTATTGAGCCAATTACATCCCGTTTCTTCTGAGTACCATATCCTACCACCACCACTTCACCCAACGACTTCACATCTTCTGCCAGGGCAATAGTCCAGTTGCTGTTTCCTCTCACGGCTACTTCCTGAGTCAGATAGCCAATATAGGAGAATACCAGCACGGCGGTTTCATCCGGAACGCTCAACTGAAACCCACCTTCTGCATCTGTAACTGTTCCCTGTGTTGAACCTTTTACAGTGACACTAACCCCAGGTAAGCCCTCTCCTGCAGTAGAGGTTACTTTTCCTTTTATAGGAATAGCCATCTCCTGAAGAGTCTGTTGGATGCTGCTGATTTGTATACCCGTATTTCCGGAAGCGGATACCAAAAGAGGAGACTCCAGGGCTGTTTTGCCAGTTATTTTTCGGATGGCACCTTTTTGATCTATCTTTTCATAAATCACAAAGTCTTTGCCTTCCAGTCTTTCGAAGGTCAGATGCAGAGGAGATAATATCTTTCTGAGTCTGTCTTCAACAGACGAGGCCGAACGCTGTAAGAGTTTACCATCAACCATTTTGTCCTTTAGCAAGCCTACATTGTAGCTAATATCTATCTGATATTTTGCTTCAATGTCGTTCAGTACATCTATCAGGGGAATCATTTTTTGCTGATCCAGGCTGGTTTCAGATATAGCTTCATTGACAAGTGCAATTGTCTGCGAACTAACTCGTATGGCATGAGTTGTAGTTAAAAGCAATACAACTCCAAAATATCGTATAACTTGTCGCATAAGTTGTATAGAAATTAGAGGAATAGAGAATAGATTAGTTACTATATTATTCATGTGTGGATTTTTCCAGTAGTATTTCTCCGGTAGGCTGTCGGACAATATTCAGCCGAAATGCCTTAGATAATTTTAACAGCAGCAGATCTGTTCTATTTGCTGAGACAGAACCTGAAAATTGAAGCGATGCCATGGATGTGTCTTGCAAAGTTAGCTTTATCCCCTGCGTATCAGCTAAAATCTCTATAATCTCTGCAAGCGAAGTTCCATCAAAAACCAGTTTACTCTGAGTCCAGGAACTATAGGTATCAGGATTAACTGTTTTCTTAAGGATCTTTTTCTCACTTTCTTTGAACTCAACCAGATCTCCTGGTATCATCTGAATGGGAGGATCTTGCTTATGTTCTGACAAGGTCAGAGTCACTTTTCCTGTATTGAGAATCACGCGTGTCTTCTTATGGCGGGTATTTACATTAAAGGTTGTACCCAGCACTTCTACATTCAGTTGTTTGGTGTGCACAATGAAACGTGCCTTAGAGGCTGTTCTTTTTACATGGAAGAAGGCTTCTCCATCCAGCCATACTTCCCGTATATGATCAGTTTGCAGGGAAGGATTAAACCGGATAACGGAGTTTGCATTTAACGTTACCTGCGATCCATCTGGCAGCAAAACAGTTTTCACCTGCCCATTTTGGGTCAGATATGAAACCTCTTGTTGCTGGCTGTACCAGTAATAAAGTCCACCTCCGATAGGTAAAACCAATAAGAGGATACTTGCAGCAATTTTGAATACCTGTGTACGGAAGATAGTTGTTGTGCTTGTCTCCCTCTCCAGTATCTCTTCTTCAAATGCCTGGTCTGAGATTACCTGCCACATGGACTGCACTTCTTTCTGGTCAGGAAATGTCTCTTCAAAGTCAACCGACAGGACCAGTTGTCTGGCTTGAACTATCGTATCTTTCTTGTCCGGATACCGTTCAAGCCAACTGGTCCAAAACTCGCTGGTTGAAGAATCCGCAGAAGATTTTACCCACTGAATGAAATAGTCATCCATAGCAAAGTCTTCTGCACTGAAATCGGAATAATCCGTCATAGATAACGAGTGGGTTAGTGTAACGATTTTTAACCAAAAGCAGCTATCTTATCTTTTCTACTCGAAAAAATTTAAAAATTTCTCAAAATATTTTAAAACAGGATAGAATTGTGGTTACAGAGGCTTAAGGAATCCAAAATGGACGGAGTTATTTGAGGATGAATTTACTTAGAAGGATAG harbors:
- a CDS encoding FecR family protein produces the protein MTDYSDFSAEDFAMDDYFIQWVKSSADSSTSEFWTSWLERYPDKKDTIVQARQLVLSVDFEETFPDQKEVQSMWQVISDQAFEEEILERETSTTTIFRTQVFKIAASILLLVLPIGGGLYYWYSQQQEVSYLTQNGQVKTVLLPDGSQVTLNANSVIRFNPSLQTDHIREVWLDGEAFFHVKRTASKARFIVHTKQLNVEVLGTTFNVNTRHKKTRVILNTGKVTLTLSEHKQDPPIQMIPGDLVEFKESEKKILKKTVNPDTYSSWTQSKLVFDGTSLAEIIEILADTQGIKLTLQDTSMASLQFSGSVSANRTDLLLLKLSKAFRLNIVRQPTGEILLEKSTHE
- a CDS encoding DUF5723 family protein encodes the protein MKKILPFLVAFMGLYEVNAQQTLGLSGSNYSGTHGIFLNPASIADSRFGFYLDLFSAQVGASNNYVKGPIGFSDIEKESFTVKNNGKDKYLNVQGQAQAFSFMVKMSPVHSLALTNRVRYGITANNVSEGLAKIIWDSDNNDYSTFQGIHFNLNMNAYKETGLTYARVIKTTPEYSLKGGITINRVAGITSAHITSKEMSFSSYDQTNEQGETETILDIQKIQLQYAYVQSEAYDNTLDNVGFGTFFGKGLPGKGWGVNLGATFEKLEESTGVSEGKHKLDSLRMVHKKGPKLDLGNGKMTNNYKYRVGFSLMDVGSMRYSGNYVQSYDITRTNTKVSLDSLDGSTDDIAGTLNNALGVTDSEKKTSFSSSLPTAIQLSFDYHIKGKLYVNAVWVQSLKGKYALGMRQPSLLAVTPRLEMRWFEVAVPVGLTGNYKNLTIGTHIKAGILHFGSDNIAGLLGMGKTSGLDVYTGIHIPIFAKNTQSKSKSSKREHSEGVPTRE
- a CDS encoding RagB/SusD family nutrient uptake outer membrane protein encodes the protein MKKILLYSLTLGLLLASGGCSEEYFELKRPPQTPWSTVEEFERAPIGLYASLFSGDSWNMAWVDVTIVKTSMGDDVDWVNNAEWGYWRKTKEFNKYTDKGFLLIYRAIAGANNALEFVEANNGNPFPTESEENIQDNVNRIVGELYFIRAYSYYLLETTFGHAYVPGGANNTEDIPMPTKYPKSVAEAKNPKIGTTQEVYDLIVADFQKAKDLLPEEYEDDMHPSYQVRASKFAASAMLMRAYFQRGEYDKAKLEADFIIDQNGGRYNLTEDPIAAFSKSAIERAKEVVFYLPYYDETGQAPMHLTVLNHSAGPWGQCGWVETRMSNSTIKRLGWMTDPITDTTLKVAAKRDKRFTQLFAVRYPVSKAKEGQATDERNEVKDITTIWPYKYYRGGKEFNTNVPLIRLAEIYLTRSISRFKAGDKSGAAEDLNVVRKRAWNTTVGGPYVEVTGADITENMIHDERLIEMFGENDRIDYLRALKMDIPKGERGAGTDPYTSEDFVWAIPTRELLYNESIGQ
- a CDS encoding glycosyltransferase encodes the protein MAIHTLAPIVLFVYNRPIHTQRTITSLVNCQLASASEIFIFSDAARSTDDEEQVRQVRQYIQTVTGFKNKMVIERPTNMGLARSVIDGVSQVMSRYGKAIVLEDDMVFAEDFLVFLNESLEVYKDNPSVFSISGYSYPITIPDSYTKDVYLLPRASSWGWATWADRWNKADWQVTDYPMFLKDKTIQQGFAQGGKDLVYMLIKQQKGLVNSWAVRWSYTHYKHQAYCLFPRISKLQNIGNDESGTHSPKTKRFETVLSNKSMVLDRDLVPNDEIIKGLQRFFQPSPVRQLINYFKLQLWK
- a CDS encoding TonB-dependent receptor, with translation MRQVIRYFGVVLLLTTTHAIRVSSQTIALVNEAISETSLDQQKMIPLIDVLNDIEAKYQIDISYNVGLLKDKMVDGKLLQRSASSVEDRLRKILSPLHLTFERLEGKDFVIYEKIDQKGAIRKITGKTALESPLLVSASGNTGIQISSIQQTLQEMAIPIKGKVTSTAGEGLPGVSVTVKGSTQGTVTDAEGGFQLSVPDETAVLVFSYIGYLTQEVAVRGNSNWTIALAEDVKSLGEVVVVGYGTQKKRDVIGSIATVNGDDIKLKSTASFDSGLQGMAAGVSVQTNSGVPGSPTVIKIRGVGSINSSTDPLWIIDGMPVYSSPGGLGRSDGTTGQSPMSLINPNDIENIQILKDAAATAIYGSRASNGVIIVTTKTGKKGQGNTTFNYSTGFSTLTRTPQDIGYANTSQWFQIMDEMYKNSGKTFTMNDYYRNSPYAFTQLTREQAMAINTNWYDELFQTGRFSDYNLSSSRGFDKGSFYLSGNYREDKGVQNNNSLKRISLRTNIDFSPIDNFTIGAKLSFAYTNNNRMQNTSYRGGSSPNGGLNSITTTALPWFPVRELDNPNRYFNAYSGSNPAAFADPANLKDNLEQYRALGGFFLNYQLPFIKGLSVRSEVSVDLIQSNNIFWQSRDIRLDGSQKPSSYGYEEAITYRSVNYNVYGTYDKAFGLHSLNIVAGTEAQRSSQYSRSLSGQGLIGKYQEIGSPTSMLSMWGGMNGERYLLAYFGRANYKYKDRYLVGLSARRDGTSAFTPNYRWGTFLALSAGWILSEENFMSFLGGNTFLKLRGSYGETGNQNVVGGLDVINYNSTFKYGSNDILGVNGTMPINIPVGNLTWETTQSGDIGIDYGLLNNRINGSVAYYHRYIKGMLLPSPVPASSGVTPPGSFPGNVYDESSNTVWSNIGDMLNAGWEFEVHSTNIDKGGFRWTTDFNIAFNKNTIKKLTPEADKTGKGIINGATVSRKGHKRQEWYVADYAGVDPATGVPMIYVVDKSLYESTGETKRLKNEVGQDSLTYGTKTNIANNKFYQNGKSADPTYYGGITNTFQYKGFDLSFMFSFSGGNYILDYDRQMATVPGETKTFLTDIINNSWRQPGDQAKYPQLRYGNTYIINGEAVSDFGDEWQNHNREMYKGDYIRLRNVQVGYTLPASVVKTIHMQGLRIYVSGSNLWTSTKYPGFDPEGAGYVYTATIPQLKTFILGLSARF
- a CDS encoding DUF2027 domain-containing protein yields the protein MNIGDKVRMVHGREEGIIVGFTKNHMIEVEIEDGFRIPMLRSEIVIISQEEAARFQKNPVTEPIKNTSRDVLADRGIFLAFIPLNDIGLALYLINNTDFDMPYTLGQEQNGKYKGIKGGSLARKSSVKIDEYSSQNFESWGVFVWQSLLFREGMTSLREPMLQRIRFRANTFFKTKAKAPLLGKDAHLFQLDTPTASQPVTIQPDKIVESWENNTQLTTNNQSKANTVNKPASEIDLHIEKLTTNLIGLATAEMLQIQLQAFEKALDAAIAHGMHDITFIHGVGNGTLRNEIHRKLGKNVHVQYYEDAQKEKFGYGATKVKLK